Proteins from one Kwoniella shivajii chromosome 1, complete sequence genomic window:
- a CDS encoding ribosomal protein L13 — MSTFSAQPIVIDGKGHLLGRLASIISKQILSGQKVTVVRCEEINISGSFFRNKLKYHNYLHKRHIVNPKKSGPFHFRAPSRILFKAVRGMVPHKSSRGAAALKRLELYEGVPPAQDKVKKMVVPAALRVLRLKPGRKFCTLKRLSAEVGWQYKDVVDRLEEKRKVKGQAYFERKQATLKLRAKADASVAKNETLTQFGY; from the exons ATGTCCACCTTCTCCGCCCAACCTATCGTCATTGACGGCAAAGGACACCTTTTAGGTCGTCTTgcttccatcatctccaaacAG ATCCTCTCTGGCCAAAAGGTCACCGTTGTACGATGTGAGGAGATCAACATTTCCGGTTCATTCTTCAGAAACAAGTTGAAGTACCACAACTACTTGCACA AAAGACATATCGTCAACCCCAAGAAATCTGgtcctttccatttccgaGCACCTTCTCGAATCCTTTTCAAAGCTGTACGAGGTATGGTCCCCCACAAATCATCCCGAGGTGCCGCCGCCCTCAAACGACTTGAATTGTACGAGGGTGTTCCCCCAGCTCAAGAcaaagtaaagaagatggttgtCCCCGCTGCTCTCCGAGTACTCAGACTCAAGCCCGGACGAAAATTCTGTACTCTCAAGAGACTTTCAGCCGAGGTCGGATGGCAATACAAGGATGTCGTTGACAGACtcgaggagaagagaaaggttAAGGGACAAGCTTACTTCGAGcgaaag CAAGCCACTCTTAAACTTAGAGCCAAGGCTGACGCTTCCGTCGCTAAAAACGAGACTCTCACTCAATTCGGTTACTAA